CGCTGCGCCGGGCCCTGAGCGCCCGCGGCCCCGCAGAGCCGCGGCCGGCGAGGCCCGGAGCGCCCGGCCGAGGATGGGGATCCTCTTCACCAGGATATGGAGGCTCTTCAACCACCAGGGTGAGGCCCGGGGGGATCCGGGAGGGACCCACACCCGCTCCGGGGCGGCCGCACGGGCTCCTGGAAGTCGGGgctttaacattttatttttttcccactttcttTCAATTACCGGAGTGCCCATTTCCTGACAGCCGCCTGTTAAATCATTAACGTGTGCCACGGGAGCGCGGCCGTGGCGCGGCGTGGCGGGTGGGTTCGCCTTGCTGTCGGCAGAGTGTGGGTTTAAGTGGCAGTGCTCGATAAGTGGCTCGTTCGCGGAGTAAATGTTATTTATAGCTTcggctgtggctgcccctggatccctgcaagtgtcccaggccaggctggacagggcttggagcagcctgggacagtggaaggtgtccctgcccgtggcagggggtggcactggatgatccttggtttctcttccaacccaaaccattccgggGTTCTGGGATTTTTAACACCTGTCTCCTTACAGCAAGGTGTTCATGAGAGTTGTAACTTTAACTACAGGACGCCTCTCGGTGCTCTTTCCATGTTCCTGAAGTCCTTGGAATTTGATTCTGAGTGACCCTCAGCACTCTCACACCTGCTGGTTGAATGTCCCGGTTATGTCCCCGTTAATTTGTAGTGcaaatacaggaaaatatttttgtcttgtaGCATCCAGCCCCACCTCAGACCTTCTGTTCCAACTGATTTCCTAACATCCACTATGCTGGCAGCATCCCACCTGAAACAAAAGTTCCTAGTTATGTGGGGTCAGGTAAGCAGACACTTTTACAATATTGTGCAGTTGTGCAAAGTTATTAAAGCTGGAATTTGTATTGGAGGGCATGAAAGACAACTCTGCAAAACCACACAATATTGGTAAAATCAAACCCCAGAAACCCCCACTTACCTgacccctgtcccctccctctcctgtgGGATAGATGTGTTTGCTGGCAGGGATTGATCTCAGTGTCTGAAGCTTGGGCACGTTTCTAATGCTTTTTGTTGCCCTTGAGGAACAcggggaaggaggggagaaaTCCCCTTTTCACCAAGCTTTTACTTGACTGGTCCGGCTTGGTTGTGCAAGTGAAAGTTGTGTAAGAGAGCTGAGCgctggctgtgctctcccaAACTGGAAATCATCACTTTGGATGTGCTTGGCACCACCGGCTGTAGAGTTCCCAGCCACTGTTGTGATGCACAGGAGAGGAGGTGCTGAAGGGAAGCAAGAATTGATCGGGGCGTTGAGCTCCAAAATGTCAGAGGAGGGTTGTGGAGCACCTGGTGActtgtccaaggccaggctgggtgaaTGTGTCCTGTGAAATGTTGGAGGGCACATCTCTGTTGcccaggagggaaggggggcACAGGGATCACACCAGCCTGGTTGGGTTTTACCCATTCTTTACAAAGAGATTGCCTGGGTGAAGGGAAAGTGGAGTTGAGAGTTGAAAAGTTGAAAGTGGAATTGAGAGCTGTTGTGGCTCGGGGGATGGAGTGTGATACAGGCTGCAAAAGGCCACAGGAGCTTGGGAGAGGATCCCAGCGTGGCATTGGCAGTCAGAGATGGGAAACATCCTCTGAAATCCCTCAGGAATGGTCCTGTGGAGGGGGAGAAGTTGCCAGTCCCTTCCGTGCCCACACAAACTTCCCAGGCTGGCCCACAAACACACCTGGGCGCTGTTGGCTCAGGAAACCAGGGGCAAACGTGGCACTAGGCTCGGCCCAGCCCCGGCAGCTGTGACTTACCCGTGCTGTTTTCATTGCAGAGCACAAGGTGATCATTGTGGGCCTGGACAATGCAGGGAAAACGACCATTCTGTACCAATTGTAAGTAGGACCTGCGGGGACCTGGGGCATTTCCAGGTGTGCTCCGTGGCCCTGGGTGCTTTCACTCAGAGCTTTCCAGGTGGCAGAGGGTGGCTGGAGCTTGGGAAGGGCTCTGCTGGATGAATGAGGTTTTGTTCAGAGGGGTTTGGATCACATCACCTGCCGTTACCAGGCGCTCCCAGGCGCCCTTGGTGTCACGGCCTCGGCTCTCTGCCAGCCCCATAAAATATGATTGGGGTGAGTGCTGGCCACGGGACACTGTTGCAAAACTGATCCACGCCACAGATGTGAACAGCAGACATCATTCTGTGAGTGGCCAAGCACTCTGCCTGCCCTGACttgtgtccccagcactgggatcAGTTTGGTGTTTGTGGGATGGGATGAAGGAGGAAGGCTGGTAGCAGCACAAACCCAACACCTCCGTGCTGTCCTGCGccttctgccttccccagcagcactgattGTGTTTGCCTTGCATTAACCTTGCTCCTGGTTTACGTGGAGCTCAAATGAGTTTCATATCTCAGTTCCCCAGGTGCAGTTTGATAGAGGACACCAGTCTGCCCACAGGCTCAGAAGCTGCTGGGTGGCACAAGCAGCTCAAGGTCTGTTTGTGCTGGGGACAGATTGGCCCTTTCCCACGTGCAGTGTGTGGCGCTGAGGAGTGTTCCTGAGTCAGAAATCATTCCTCTTACACAGTGGTGTGGCCGTGCTGCTCCAAGCCCACATCTAAAATTGGCTTTCTGGAAGTGGTTGGGGTTTGTCACATCCTGACCTGCTTTGCCTTTCCCAAAACATTTCTGGCTGCTGGTGCCCTGCCACGCTGCAGGGAGAGTGAAAGGTGAAGGAGATGGTGGAGGGAgtgagaatttttaaaaagcacaaacagAATGAAGGGTATTTCTTAAAACTGgaaactgctgcagctgagggccATCCTTGGTGGTTTTTAATCCACTTCCTCCACAAATGTCTCGCAGTTCTTCCCCttatttctgcagtttcagtgttttcttttccctctcgTACAGATCTCTGtctgtctcctttttctttgcaCACACTTTGACTCCACAGGactttcccagctcccttaTTCCTCCTGACCCTACCCCATCTTTGCAGATcccatttttcctcttgcagacGCTTCCTTTTCTCCCATTCTCATACTCATCTCTCCTTGCACTGGCCCAGGGTTACTGGGGTTGCTTTTCAGAGCACTGCACCATCCCTTTATCTCCTTGGCTCTCTGTATCCTCTTCAGGAAATATCCCAGCACCATTACAAGTCTCAAATTGCTGTCACTGTAACTAAAAGCTCTACTGGAACTTCAAAAAGGTTCatacaaaatgaaaagctgtATCAAGAtgatcagaagaaaaaataattaagttccTTTGAACACAGATGGTTTGCCTTGGAGctactgttaattttttttacagtagaGTTTAAATAGTCTGAACTTTTGGAGAATCCAGAGCACACATTTGGTTGTTTGATGTGAAACTGATGTTCTTAGTGACAAAGTCACACTCAGTATCACTAAacaattaatttgaaatatttaatggcTGCATTAGTCTCCAAGAAGTTGTGTGTTGGACTGtgctgaggggagcagaggaggaagtCAGGACATGAAGCGTTGTGAAGAAAGTCTGGTTTTAGTGGGCTGCCCTGGAAGGAGAGCGGGATGGAGCGGGTGAAGTGTTTCTGGTGGAGCTGGAGGATGagttgttgtttttctgaaacCTTGGAAATCTTGTGGCTTAACCACATTCCTGCAGCAAAACAACTGCTCTGTCCCGTGTGAGCCCAAATGGgcctggagaaagagctgaGTGCTCCCAGTTGCTTCCGAAGCAAACGTGCTCTCAGCTCCAAGGTTTAATTAATTATAACACATTTTGTTCATGAGTGCTCTCTCAGCTCTATCATTTGATTGTTACATAGTTCACCGAGtcctttttattgctgcttttatttacatttctgcaCCTTCCACCATCAAACCCTGTCGGGGTTTGATGAGCCCAAACCGGGCTCAGGCTGCCCGGGGAGCGTTTGCTGAGGTTCCCTCCCTGGGGTGCAGTTCCAGGGGTGACCGTGGGTGACCGTGCTGTCCCtgttcccctgcagctccatgaACGAGGTGGTTCACACCTCTCCCACCATCGGCAGCAACGTGGAGGAGATCGTGGTGAACAACACGCGCTTCCTGATGTGGGACATCGGGGGCCAGGAGTCCCTGCGCTCCTCCTGGAACACCTACTACACCAACACCGAGGTGAcagccctgccaccctgccagccccctggggctgctgccgtCTGCCGCTCTGTGCCCTCGCTGCTCTGGGAACTGCAGAGCCCCCCTTGCTGTGCCCACGGTCGCTCTGCCTGCAGTGGGGCCTCCAAAAcctgcctggcagccccagagcttCCCTCCCAAACCTTGGCAGCTCTGTCTCACAAGCTCCTGTCAGCTTAAACACCGCCAGGAGTTTCAGAACTCTTCAGAGGTGCAGCTGCAGTACACACACACGTGTGTAGATAGATATAAAATTTTATCAAGCACAcaacttcataaaaataatgctttgaaTCAAGGTTTCCTATGTGTTACCAAATAACAATTTAAATACAGTTATTTGTTTTACTTAAATCACATTTTGCGTGGTTAAATACAATTACCACAATAATTACCTTTGTTCTCCAGTTCTATGAGGTGCTGTGATTCCTAAagttcttttccagcctaagcTGGGAGTGTGTTCTTGGAGTTTGGAGCTCGAGGACTTTTTAAATCCCATGCAAATATCTATTTCCATGTTGGTTCTTGGCCTagacaaagaaaaatgatgCACTTTGCTTTAAAGGCTGCAACAAATTATTTGAGGGATCTGTGTGGTGCCTCAGCTGCACCaagcaaataataaaaccagACCTGGGATTCCAGAGGATTTTCTTGCTTTCAGTATGaatttctcactgaaaaatgGAGAACAGAAAGTGCAAAGTTGTGTCAGAGCTGCCTTTGTGCCCAAAGCGCAGCACAAGAGTGAATAACCCCAGGCCCGTGGGattcctggggctggagggaggtttgggaacagggatgggggCTGATAatccagctggagaaggggctgggagTGGGAACAGCAGGGGTTTCTCTGCCtgatttctctccctttttgcAGTTTGTGATAGTTGTGGTGGACAGCACAGACAGAGAGAGGATTTCTGTGACTAAAGAGGAGCTGTATAAAATGTTAGCACACGAGGTGAGTGCACCCTGTgtctttaatatttcttttaatgtttcttttaatatttattttcattatctgGCTGATACACGCCAAGGGAAGCAGATTTACACTCTGATCTGCCTTGTCCCTGCTGCACTGTCTTCTGTGAAACTCCCAGCCATGCTGTTAATTAATACTCAATTACAGAAGTATCCTGTCAGAGTGCTCCAGTGAAACAGCAGCTGGGACCTGTCAGGGACATCTGTGGGTTTTGCACTTCAATCCACGTTAATATCTGAATTAGAGcctttaaataataaaaaaattatcctgcaataatttcataattatttttgatATCTTCATGGTTGCCTGAGGTTTTAGAGCCTTTACAACGTGTGTATGAGCAAAGTGAAGGAAGTTCAGCccgtggctgcagcagccactgctctggGGGTGCTTGGAATTCCAGAGTGGGAATTGCTGAATTGTACAGACCCTCCCTAAACCTGAGCCCTGGGCCAGGTCCAAACCTGAGCTGGGCTGATGTAAAAGCCAGGCAGCATGTGTGGCATGACCTGAATGCAAACTGCATCAGGGTGTGTGAGCTGACACCCAGCTTCCACATTTAAGtgtcagaataaaaaaatatgcataaaaatgATGGCATTATAGCCTAAAATATTCCATCTATATTTAACCTATAGCCACAGTTTGGGAGCCTGCAGGAAGGGCACAGCCTGCCTATGGATTTCCTTTGAGAAAAAACAAGGGCTTTGCATAGGACCCttcaagttttaattttttatgggtttttttttgttttgttttattttgttggtttaggttttgctttttacatttttgatgttaatttgtttttaattaagtaaATTCTAATAGAGCAGGTGAGGCTGTGGGGTGTTAAATGTGGCACAGGGGttggtgctgctctccaggactGGGATTTCAGAGCTGGACTCCTCAGGCTGTTGAAAAAACCTGCATCTTCTGTTTCCTGTTCTCTCAGGGAAGATGAAGTTGTTAACGAGCTGATTTTGCCGCAGGGAAGGTCTGGAATTCCAGGCAGAGTGGAGCCGATTTGGGAGCAGTGAATGTGCCctttgtgtccctgcaggatgTTCCCAGGCTCCCTCTCCAGACGTGGCTGTGACGTTGGGAGAGAGCAGCAATGAAAGtcaaatattgattttaaatcgcttttctttgctccttgaaaatcttttctttctcctgacCGGTTCCAGGGAGTTGCTGTTAAGGCAAAATTGAGTTGTCCAGCTCAGTTCCAGctattttctggagaaaaattgGGAATTAATTTGGCTGCTTGCAGACAGGAGTGTGCCTGATAGGCAGCTCAGTGCTTGCGCTGGCCTGCCTTCCTGGGAACACCTTTCTGCTTTCCAAGGGAAAGATTTTCAATAGTATACCCCTGCCTTCATGTAATTCCAGGCAGTTTGAGGTGCAATAAGCTTATCCCTGTTGCAGattgtcagtgctgctcagctACACGGTGCACGGGGCTCTGATCCTCACGGAGCTCAGCAAAACGTCGTGCTGAGATTTCTACTGCTCATCCACGGCAAGAGCTGGCAGTTTGAGCTGGGTCAGAggtgtcctgcagctcctgccagcctgcagcgCGCTGCTCTGGAGCGTTGTTGGCCGGGGCTCTGGCTCCTGCTTGGtgtcccctcctctgcccccaagggctgctctgctcgGTGTCacctcctctcctttctccccagGACCTGAAGAAAGCAGGACTGCTGATCTTTGCTAACAAGCAGGATGTGAAGGAGTGCATGACAGTAGCTGAGATCTCCCAGTTCCTGAAGCTGACTTCAATTAAGGATCACCAGTGGCACATTCAGGCTTGCTGTGCTCTCACTGGAGAGGGGTAAGGGGGATTCGTGTCcacagcaggggcagctggaaTTGCCCTGGGGGTTCTCTTGTGGTATTTGGGTTTAACACATTCCTCCCCCATCCATAatctcagaatcccagaatggtttgggttggaaaggaccttaaaataTCCCATtgcacccctgccatggacagggacaccttccactgtcccaggctgctccaagccctgtccagcctggctttgggcactgccagggatccaggggcagccccagctgctctgggcacctgtgccagggcatcacAGCTTCATAATCTTGATACAAGAATTTTGGGCTCAGAACAACAACTTCATCAAACCCACAGTGTCACCTCACAGGGATAAGACTTGAGATGATTTGGGTTTA
This genomic interval from Motacilla alba alba isolate MOTALB_02 chromosome 7, Motacilla_alba_V1.0_pri, whole genome shotgun sequence contains the following:
- the ARL5A gene encoding ADP-ribosylation factor-like protein 5A isoform X2 — translated: MEALQPPGSMNEVVHTSPTIGSNVEEIVVNNTRFLMWDIGGQESLRSSWNTYYTNTEFVIVVVDSTDRERISVTKEELYKMLAHEDLKKAGLLIFANKQDVKECMTVAEISQFLKLTSIKDHQWHIQACCALTGEGLCQGLEWMMSRLKIR
- the ARL5A gene encoding ADP-ribosylation factor-like protein 5A isoform X1; its protein translation is MGILFTRIWRLFNHQEHKVIIVGLDNAGKTTILYQFSMNEVVHTSPTIGSNVEEIVVNNTRFLMWDIGGQESLRSSWNTYYTNTEFVIVVVDSTDRERISVTKEELYKMLAHEDLKKAGLLIFANKQDVKECMTVAEISQFLKLTSIKDHQWHIQACCALTGEGLCQGLEWMMSRLKIR
- the ARL5A gene encoding ADP-ribosylation factor-like protein 5A isoform X3, which encodes MNEVVHTSPTIGSNVEEIVVNNTRFLMWDIGGQESLRSSWNTYYTNTEFVIVVVDSTDRERISVTKEELYKMLAHEDLKKAGLLIFANKQDVKECMTVAEISQFLKLTSIKDHQWHIQACCALTGEGLCQGLEWMMSRLKIR